The DNA sequence TAGTGGCGACTCTGCTCCTGTAGCACTAACTGCTCCTGCAATCAACGGTTAAGAACTTGTCGGACTTACATCAGCTGTAAGTTTTGAATAAAAGAAATGCTCTCCAGCAATGGGGGGCATTTTTTTTTGCTTTTCACCAGTTATATCAAGTCAGCTTAATTACCTCTAATAAAATCTTTGCGTCTTAGCGTCTTTGCGCGAGTTTTAATTGAAATTGTTTAAACGGACTTCATATTATAACTATTGAGATTTAGTGCTTCACAGCATAACTGCTTGATTGGTGCAAATTATTATAGCTACTCTGGGAACAATGAACTTAAAGTGCTACGTCAATTAACAATTACTAAAAATCTACCTGAGAAATAGGAAAAATGATCAAAAAAAGTTATGAGCGTTTGAGTTTATTCCTTTTCGTCGGCAGCTTTTTAAGCCTTATGTCAGCTAGTTCAGTTATGGCTGAACCAGAACTAAAGAGAACGCTTTCGGTAACGGGAAACGGCATGGAATCAATTGCTACTACTGTTGCAGAAGTGTCACTAGGAGTAGAGATTCAAGGGAAAAATGCTGCGCAGGTACAGCAAGAAATCGCCAATCGAACATCGGCAGTGGTGGATGTTCTACGCTCAAAAAATGTTAAACAGTTAGAAACTACTGGAGTTAGACTATATCCAAATTACGAGCAAGTCGATCAAAATAATAGTCAGATGATTTTAACGGGTTACACTGGCTCTAATACCGTTAGCTTTCGTATTTCAACAGAGCAGGTAGGTATCTTGTTAGATGAAACGGTTAAAGCAGGAGCAAGTCGTGTTGATGGAGTAAACTTTACCGCTACTCCCGAAGCAATTTTCCAGGCTAAAAAGGAAGCTTTACGCAAAGCAAGTATTAATGCTCAAGATCGGGCAGATGTTGTTTTAGACACTCTTAATCTGACATCGAAAGAAATTGTCAAGATTGAAGTGGATAATGCCAGAGTTTCTCAGCCTCAACCTTTTGCCAGAGATGAACTATACGTTTCAGAATCAAAAGCAAGTACTCCTGTGATTGCTGGAGAGCAAACAGTTGAAGCTTCTGTTACTCTGCAAATTACTTATTAAACTTGCTGATAGCAAATGCAACAAAAAATTAATTTCTGTATCGCTAAAAATAATTAAGTAAACATTAAATCAATGGTATATTTTAACACCTTGAGTCCTCAAGACGGGTGTTAGCATCAGTGACTGAAATATAAAAACTTTTAGGAGTCAGTCAACTATGATTACTAACACCGCAGCTTATACTGTTGTAGCGATCGCCTATATTACTTTTATCGTTGGTACTTGGTTTATGTTTACCTTGTAGTTAAACAACACGGAAGATAAAAGGATAGCGAAAAACTCGATCTGGGGTTTGCAGACACTGCACAATTGCCCAAATAGATAAACCCCAGTGAGTAGCCAGCCAAATAGGGCCTAAGACAAAGCCTGCCAGTCCAAATGAGAAAAAGGACATTACGCCAATGATTGCCCCAACCAGCCAAATATTGAGGTGAAAATTAATTGCTTCTTTGGCATTGTCTCTTATAACAGTATCTTCAGAAACTGTCATAATGGCGATCGGAATACCGATGGATAGGACGAGTACACTGATAAAAGCTGAACCATGAGCTAAAGCCGAAAGCAGCTTTTTTTTGTCTAGATTAGATTCTGTTTCCATTATTTCTCCTATGGCAAAATGAGCCAAACCCAACAGTTAAATACTACCTTTTGGACAGCGTTTGAGGAAGTAGAGATTCTACACTACGGTCGAAGGTTGAAATTTTCCAATTTGATTGAGTCCAAATAAAAAGCACCTAGCTATTGCTAGATGCTCAACTTAAAATGATTTTAAACTAATTAATCTAAGCTAATTTACTTAAATCCGACTGCTGCTTGCCAAACAAAAGCTAGAGCGAGGAAAAATACGGGGATGATTGGTAATACATCTACCAAGGGTTTGAACATAGCGTAAGCTTCTGGCAAATCTGCCAAGATCATTGCAGCTTCCATATATCTATATACCTTCCAACAATTTTCTTAAAATATAGTAAAAATATTACCACATTTGCCGATCGGACTGAGGGTGATAACTCTGATTTTCTAAGCTACATAACCCAAAATCATTCCTGCTAATAGGATAAAACCCAACCAAACATTTTGACCTAAAACTTTGCCATAGATCGAACGAGGGATAGAGGGTTTGCGGAGAGTTAGATATTGCCAAATCCAGCCAGCCACAGCTAATACTAAACTGAACCAGAAGGCTGAACCTAAACCTAGCTTTAAACCTGTCAAAGTAAGCAAGATCACAGTTAGGGCGTAAAAAATGCCGATCGCTTCAGGGGTATATTTGCCAAAAAAGATGGCGCTGGATTTGATTCCTAGTTGAAGATCATCTTCGCGATCGCTTAAAGCATATCCTGTATCAAAACCCAAAGTCCAGGCTACTGTCGCACCCCAAAGTAACCAGGTGGCGGGTTCAATTTGCGCCGTTACCGCCGTCCAGCTAATTAGTACGGCAAACCCCCAAGCAAGGGATAGAACCAACTGAGGAACAGGAAACACTCGCTTTGCTAGAGGGTAGAAGACAATGAAGGGAACAGCAGCCACACAAAGCATAAAGCTGAGAGGATTCAAATAAAAAGCCAACACAGCTGCACAGGCAAGAGAAATAATTAGGATCACTATCCCCACTTGCACGGAAAGGACGCGAGAAGCCAGAGGACGAGTCTTAGTTCGAGTTACTTGAGGATCGATATCTTTATCCCAAAGATCGTTAACTACACATCCTGCTGCACTGGTAGCTAAAGTGCCTAAGACAATTACCCCCAGCAATGGCAGAGGAGGAATACCCTTGGCAGCCAGAACAACTGCCCACAGTGCGGGAATCATCAAAATTAGTCTTCCTGCTGGTTTATCCCAGCGCAGTAGACGAATCACTTTTTGCCAGGTTGATTCACTGGTTGGAGATTGGGACATGTTGAGTTTAAAATTAAATAATTTCAGTCGAGCAATTAATAAATATTGATAAAATCTTAAGATTATTTGTTACCCCAGGCAAAATACATGAGATTATGAACAATATCTGGTCGCTAATGCTCCAAGTTTAGAAATGTAGTTAGTTTGCTAGATGTGCTAAATTTTCTCAGTTTAATTTTATCTATAAATCTGCACTCCCAGGGAATTACCCACGTCGTCAATTGACATGAACCAAAAGATTATTGCAGCGATCGATATCGGCACTAACTCAATTCATATGGTAATCGTGCGGATCGAGCCTTCTCTCCCTGCTTTTACCGTAATTGCAAAGGAAAAAGAGCCAGTCAGGTTAGGCGATCGCCATCCAACTACAGGAGAATTGACCCCAGAAGCGATGCAACGTTCTCTTAATACTTTAAGACGCTGTAAGGAACTGGCAACTAGCCTACAGGCAGAACAAATCATTGCAGTGGCTACTAGCGCCACCAGAGAAGCTCCTAACGGGGAGGATTTCTTGCGTCAGATCGAATTAGAGTTGGGCATCGTCGTCAATCTTATTTCTGGAATGGAAGAAGCGCGTCGGATTTATCTTGGCGTACTATCGGGCATGGACTTCAATGAACAGCCTCACATTATTATTGATATTGGTGGTGGTTCAACCGAGATTGTCTTAGCTGATGTCCATGAACCTCGTTTCCTGAGCAGTACCAAAATAGGTGCAGTACGGTTAGCTAAAGAATTTGTGACTACCGATCCTATTAGCGATCGCGAATTAAAGGTTTTAAGATCCTATGTCAGAGGCATGTTAGAACGCCCGATTGAGGAAATCTGGCACAATCTTCAGTTAAACGAAGTTCCCCGCACGATCGGTACTTCTGGCACGATTGAAACCATTGCCGAAATTCATGCCAAGGAAACATTAGGAGCAGTTCCCGATCCTCTCAATGGCTATGAAATTAAATATAAGGAGATTGAAAAAATCGTCAAAAGACTGGCAAGAATGGGCTATGAAGAACGACTCGAAGTAGCTGGGTTGACGGATAAAAGAGCCGAGATTATCGTTCCAGGAGCGGTTATTCTACTCGAAGCGATGCAGATGCTCAAGCTAGATTCTATTATCATTTGCGAGCGAGCTTTGCGGGAAGGCATGATCGTTGATTGGATGTTAACTCATGGTCTAATTAATAGTCGGCTACGGTATCAAAACGAAGTTAAAAACCGCAATGTAATCAAAATTGCGCAAAAGTATCATGTCGATCTCGACTACAGCCAACGAGTAGCAAAATTTGCTCTCAGTATCTTCGATCAGTTAAAAGGACAACTTCATTCTTGGAGTGAAGCTGAAAGAGAATTACTTTGGTCGGCAGCCATCTTACACAACAGTGGCGTATATATTAGCCACTCGTCCCATCACAAACATTCTTACTACCTAATTCGTAATGCCGAACTTCTGGGTTTTACTGAACTAGAACTAGAATTGATTGCGAATATTGCTCGCTACCATCGCCGTAGCAAACCCAAGAAAAAACATGAAGCTTATTATAAATTGCCACACAAACAGCATCAGCTGATGGTACGTCAACTAAGCGCAATTCTAAGACTAGCAGTAGCTTTAGACCGTAGAAATAGAGGTGCGATCGCGCAAGTGAATTGTCAGTATGATTATCTTCATCGCTCTCTCTCTTTTCAAATTCAACCTACAGAAATTGGCGATCAATGTTCTCTTGAATTATGGAATCTTAGCTATAAAAAACAAGTGTTTGAAGAAGAATTTGATGTGGAACTAATTACTACTATTGCAGAAAAAATACCCGTTTCCACCCTCAATTCATCAGTTTAAGTTAACGCTCAACAGATATCTTAGTGTTTAATTTGGCGATCGCTTCTTTCCAAGTAGGAATATGATCGGTTTCCCAAGAAGAGAATTGATTAGCACCCATTTTAGGAGAGTCTATCATTGCTTGTAGATGTACTCCTGAGTTACGAAAAGCTTTGAGATCTTCGATAGTTTCCCAAACTGTTAAGGTTCGTAAGTCTTGTAAACGGATTTTAATTGCGATCAAGCCACTAGACCTATTCGCCTGAACTATAGATTTCAATGACAGGATGGCAAACATTAAAAAAGCAGGGATACTCTTAAGAGTATATTTAGTAGTTGATGCAATCATAGAATAATTTGAGCTTAATTTTTCCTGGTTACTATTTTTCTTCTGTTACTCTTCACTATTTTGTCAAGCCTACAAACAAAATCCTCGGTTTAGATAGGTTTTTATATTTAGCAGCTGTAGACTCCAAACAAGATAAAAAAGCCACTAAGATATAGATAAGATCGAGTTCGTCATGATGGCTTTAAATAAAATTTCTCCTAAATCCCGATTAGCCAAACTATTTAACTATTCAACCGAACCCGATCTAGTTACAATCACAGTTGCTTAAATGAGTTTAACGTCAGAAATACTGTCTCAGCAGCCAGATAACGTATTAGCCAGATTACGTCGTGCAGATCAGTTTTGGTCGGCTTTACGAACGGGAAAACTTGATGCAGCAGAAGTTGTCAGCAATAGTACAGCGGACATTGGTCAGACTGATACAGACCTAGTAATTTGTGGTGGGACGTTAGGCATCTTGCTTGGTACAGCACTACAGCAGCGTGGTTGGTCAGTTACTTTAATTGAGCGGGGGATCTTACGAGGTAGAGAACAAGAATGGAATATCTCTCGTCATGAATTGCAGACATTTGTTGACCTAGAATTGTTGACTGAAGCAGAATTACAACAAGCGATCGCCACTGAATATAATCCAGCTAGAGTCAGCTTCAAAGCAGGTGTAGAAGTTTGGGTTAAAGATGTATTAAATATTGGAGTCGATCCTGTTTATTTATTGGCACAGTTAAAGCAGAAGTTTTTGCAAGCAGGAGGCAAGCTGCTGGAAAATACGGCGTTTAAATCAGCCGTAGTTCATCCTGATGGGGTAGTAGTTGACACAGGGGAACAAACAATCAAAACTCGTCTGTTAATCGATGCTATGGGTCATTTTTCTCCCATTATCAAGCAGGCAAGAAATGGAGCTAAGCCAGATGCAGTATGTGTCGTAGTTGGTAGTTGTGCTAAAGGGTTTCCTGAAAACAATACGGGAGATTTAATTTATTCTTTTACGCCGATTATTAATAGCTGTCAGTATTTCTGGGAGGCATTTCCTGCCAAAGATGGTCGCACCACCTATATGTTTAGCTATCTCGATCCCGATCCAGCAAGACCAAGCTTAGAGTATTTCATGGATGAATATCTCAGACTTCTACCACAGTATCAGGATATAAAACTAGAACAGCTAGAATTTAAGCGATTTCTTTTTGGCTTTTTTCCTGCCTACAAAGACAGTCCAATCCAGCTACCTTTTAATCGAATTTTACCTGTAGGTGATAGCGCAGGTGCGCAGTCTCCCGTTAGTTTTGGTGGCTTTGGGGCAATGATTCGACATTTAAAACGCTTGACCCAAGGAATCGATCAAGCTTTGAGCATAGATAGCTTGAACAGCAAAAACTTAGCTTTATTGCAACCATATCAACCAAATATTTCTGTCACTTGGCTATTTCAACAAACTATGAGTGTCAAGGTAGGCAAACAAGTTAATCCTGAGCAAATTAATAACCTTATGAATGGGGTTTTTGCCGTGATGGATCGCTTGGGCGATGATGTACTCAAGCCATTTTTGCAGGATGTAATTCAGTTTGTACCTTTAGCCAAAACCTTACCTTTAGTCGATCCTCGGTTAGTCCTTCCTTTATTACCGCAAATCGGCATTAACTCTTTAGTTAGCTGGATAATTCATTATTTAAACTTGGTGTTATATAGCGGTTTATATCCTGTAGGAAAGTTAGCTCAACCACTAGTTCAAAACTTGTCTTTACTTCAGCAATATTATTATCAACGTTGGTTAGATGCTTGGAAATATGGTTCAGGTAGTGATTATGAGCAGTAAAAATGATTTGCAGGTCTTACAACAGTTTTCAATTGAGTAGACACATTAATTTATCGAAGTAATGGGTAATGGGTAATGGGTAATAGGTAATGGGTAATAGGTAATGGGTTCTATCCAACTGAAATTCGCTGTAATTAATCAGCCTGAAAAGTAAGTCGTAAAAAAAATATATACAGAAATCTATACAGAGCAATAAAATTATGGTTAAAAAAAATCAGCCTGAACAGGAAAGTAAGTCTCCAAAAAATAGTAAACAAAAAAGCAAACAAAATCAGAAAATAAGCAGGAAAAAATACGAAGCAGAACTAGCCAAGTTACAGATTGAACTAGTTAAGTTACAGCGATGGGTGCAGCACAAAGGCTTAAAGATAATGGTACTGTTTGAAGGTCGCGATGCAGCAGGCAAAGGCGGAGCAATCAAACGAATTAGCGAAACCTTAAATCCCCGTGTTTGTAAAGTAGTGGCGTTAGGAACTCCTAACGATCGCGAAAGAACTCAATGGTATTTCCAAAGATACGTGGCTCATTTTCCCGCAGCAGGAGAAATAGTCTTATTCGATCGTAGTTGGTACAACCGTGCAGGGGTAGAAAAAGTAA is a window from the Pleurocapsa minor HA4230-MV1 genome containing:
- a CDS encoding 4-hydroxybenzoate solanesyltransferase, yielding MSQSPTSESTWQKVIRLLRWDKPAGRLILMIPALWAVVLAAKGIPPLPLLGVIVLGTLATSAAGCVVNDLWDKDIDPQVTRTKTRPLASRVLSVQVGIVILIISLACAAVLAFYLNPLSFMLCVAAVPFIVFYPLAKRVFPVPQLVLSLAWGFAVLISWTAVTAQIEPATWLLWGATVAWTLGFDTGYALSDREDDLQLGIKSSAIFFGKYTPEAIGIFYALTVILLTLTGLKLGLGSAFWFSLVLAVAGWIWQYLTLRKPSIPRSIYGKVLGQNVWLGFILLAGMILGYVA
- a CDS encoding Ppx/GppA family phosphatase, whose amino-acid sequence is MNQKIIAAIDIGTNSIHMVIVRIEPSLPAFTVIAKEKEPVRLGDRHPTTGELTPEAMQRSLNTLRRCKELATSLQAEQIIAVATSATREAPNGEDFLRQIELELGIVVNLISGMEEARRIYLGVLSGMDFNEQPHIIIDIGGGSTEIVLADVHEPRFLSSTKIGAVRLAKEFVTTDPISDRELKVLRSYVRGMLERPIEEIWHNLQLNEVPRTIGTSGTIETIAEIHAKETLGAVPDPLNGYEIKYKEIEKIVKRLARMGYEERLEVAGLTDKRAEIIVPGAVILLEAMQMLKLDSIIICERALREGMIVDWMLTHGLINSRLRYQNEVKNRNVIKIAQKYHVDLDYSQRVAKFALSIFDQLKGQLHSWSEAERELLWSAAILHNSGVYISHSSHHKHSYYLIRNAELLGFTELELELIANIARYHRRSKPKKKHEAYYKLPHKQHQLMVRQLSAILRLAVALDRRNRGAIAQVNCQYDYLHRSLSFQIQPTEIGDQCSLELWNLSYKKQVFEEEFDVELITTIAEKIPVSTLNSSV
- a CDS encoding FAD-binding oxidoreductase, with translation MSLTSEILSQQPDNVLARLRRADQFWSALRTGKLDAAEVVSNSTADIGQTDTDLVICGGTLGILLGTALQQRGWSVTLIERGILRGREQEWNISRHELQTFVDLELLTEAELQQAIATEYNPARVSFKAGVEVWVKDVLNIGVDPVYLLAQLKQKFLQAGGKLLENTAFKSAVVHPDGVVVDTGEQTIKTRLLIDAMGHFSPIIKQARNGAKPDAVCVVVGSCAKGFPENNTGDLIYSFTPIINSCQYFWEAFPAKDGRTTYMFSYLDPDPARPSLEYFMDEYLRLLPQYQDIKLEQLEFKRFLFGFFPAYKDSPIQLPFNRILPVGDSAGAQSPVSFGGFGAMIRHLKRLTQGIDQALSIDSLNSKNLALLQPYQPNISVTWLFQQTMSVKVGKQVNPEQINNLMNGVFAVMDRLGDDVLKPFLQDVIQFVPLAKTLPLVDPRLVLPLLPQIGINSLVSWIIHYLNLVLYSGLYPVGKLAQPLVQNLSLLQQYYYQRWLDAWKYGSGSDYEQ
- a CDS encoding DUF4870 domain-containing protein yields the protein METESNLDKKKLLSALAHGSAFISVLVLSIGIPIAIMTVSEDTVIRDNAKEAINFHLNIWLVGAIIGVMSFFSFGLAGFVLGPIWLATHWGLSIWAIVQCLQTPDRVFRYPFIFRVV
- a CDS encoding photosystem II reaction center protein K; translation: MEAAMILADLPEAYAMFKPLVDVLPIIPVFFLALAFVWQAAVGFK
- a CDS encoding SIMPL domain-containing protein (The SIMPL domain is named for its presence in mouse protein SIMPL (signalling molecule that associates with mouse pelle-like kinase). Bacterial member BP26, from Brucella, was shown to assemble into a channel-like structure, while YggE from E. coli has been associated with resistance to oxidative stress.), translating into MIKKSYERLSLFLFVGSFLSLMSASSVMAEPELKRTLSVTGNGMESIATTVAEVSLGVEIQGKNAAQVQQEIANRTSAVVDVLRSKNVKQLETTGVRLYPNYEQVDQNNSQMILTGYTGSNTVSFRISTEQVGILLDETVKAGASRVDGVNFTATPEAIFQAKKEALRKASINAQDRADVVLDTLNLTSKEIVKIEVDNARVSQPQPFARDELYVSESKASTPVIAGEQTVEASVTLQITY
- a CDS encoding DUF3291 domain-containing protein; protein product: MIASTTKYTLKSIPAFLMFAILSLKSIVQANRSSGLIAIKIRLQDLRTLTVWETIEDLKAFRNSGVHLQAMIDSPKMGANQFSSWETDHIPTWKEAIAKLNTKISVER